The Aequorivita sublithincola DSM 14238 genome window below encodes:
- a CDS encoding SCO family protein, with protein MKNFKYILIVLSVFAISCNNTSKKDSETTAENTKENTDSNKISDMSIYNLPSHWTTQDGNEIELKELKGKVLAMVMIYTSCKAACPRLVADMRNIEKQIPEDKKDEVQFVFVSIDPETDTPERLTAFAKENQMEDEKWLFLRGSEEDTREFAAVLAVNYKQISPLDFSHSNIISVFDQGGELAHQQEGLGVDNKETVEAIIDLAK; from the coding sequence ATGAAAAACTTCAAATATATTTTAATTGTACTTTCAGTATTTGCAATATCCTGCAATAACACTTCAAAAAAAGATTCGGAAACAACTGCTGAAAACACTAAAGAAAACACTGATAGCAACAAAATTTCTGATATGTCTATCTACAACCTTCCCTCCCATTGGACCACTCAGGATGGTAACGAAATAGAACTTAAAGAACTTAAAGGAAAAGTTTTGGCAATGGTAATGATTTACACTTCCTGCAAAGCTGCTTGCCCACGATTGGTTGCGGATATGCGTAATATTGAAAAGCAAATTCCAGAAGACAAAAAGGATGAAGTACAATTTGTTTTTGTGAGCATAGACCCTGAAACAGATACTCCAGAACGATTAACTGCTTTTGCAAAAGAGAACCAAATGGAAGATGAAAAATGGCTTTTCTTGCGTGGATCTGAAGAAGACACTCGTGAGTTTGCAGCAGTGCTTGCCGTAAACTACAAACAAATTTCCCCCTTGGATTTTTCCCACTCAAACATTATCAGCGTTTTTGATCAAGGTGGCGAACTTGCCCATCAACAGGAAGGTCTTGGTGTGGACAATAAGGAAACGGTTGAGGCTATTATTGATTTAGCCAAATAG
- a CDS encoding alginate export family protein has product MNFSKSVFLVILFFGLTNSYAQFTVDAELRPRFEFRHGYKTLFPNDVEPAAFVSQRTRLNFGYKTEKLHFYLSTQDVRVWGDVPQLNVADQNGFSLHQAWAEIELVNELSLKLGRQEIVYDDQRFFGNVGWAQQARSHDAAIVKFEPKYMKLHFGAAYNQDGETLTGNILKTNTYKSLQYVWLHKDWEQFSASFLLLNNGLQFIDEIDETKNDTRYSQTAGLHLKAKMNKFNFVSNLYYQLGKDISDNDLSGYLLSLEANYEATENLKIGLGSELQSGNKYGKPTDGKNKAFNPLYGTNHKFNGFMDYFYVGNHINNVGLIDFYGNAKYTFNSKLNLNLAAHQFFAATTINDEVSENLGFEMDLVTSYKLSEFVGVQAGYSQFFASKGIETVKNNFDGNTNNWAWLMLTIDPVLFTWQKSDSKN; this is encoded by the coding sequence ATGAATTTCTCTAAAAGTGTTTTTCTCGTAATTTTATTCTTTGGCTTAACCAACAGTTATGCACAGTTTACAGTAGATGCGGAGCTTCGTCCGAGGTTTGAATTTCGTCACGGTTACAAGACACTTTTCCCAAATGATGTAGAACCTGCTGCTTTCGTTTCACAAAGAACAAGATTGAATTTTGGCTATAAAACTGAAAAGCTTCATTTTTATTTAAGTACTCAGGATGTTCGGGTTTGGGGCGATGTTCCGCAACTGAATGTAGCAGACCAAAACGGATTTTCGCTTCATCAAGCTTGGGCAGAAATTGAATTGGTTAACGAACTTTCATTAAAATTAGGACGACAAGAAATTGTTTATGACGATCAGCGTTTCTTCGGAAATGTTGGCTGGGCACAACAAGCCAGAAGCCACGATGCTGCAATTGTAAAATTTGAACCCAAATATATGAAGCTTCATTTTGGAGCAGCTTACAATCAAGATGGAGAAACCTTAACTGGAAATATTCTTAAAACGAATACGTATAAAAGCCTTCAATATGTATGGCTTCATAAAGATTGGGAGCAGTTTTCTGCAAGTTTTTTGCTGCTGAATAACGGTTTGCAATTTATTGATGAAATAGATGAAACTAAAAATGATACACGATACAGTCAAACCGCTGGACTTCATTTAAAGGCCAAAATGAACAAATTCAACTTTGTTTCCAACCTATATTACCAGCTAGGAAAAGATATTTCTGATAATGATTTAAGCGGGTATCTACTTTCTTTAGAAGCAAATTACGAAGCAACCGAAAACCTCAAGATTGGCTTAGGTAGCGAACTACAAAGCGGAAACAAGTACGGAAAACCAACAGACGGAAAAAATAAGGCTTTCAATCCTCTCTATGGAACTAATCATAAATTCAATGGATTTATGGATTATTTTTATGTTGGCAACCATATTAATAATGTAGGGCTAATTGATTTTTACGGAAATGCGAAATATACTTTTAATTCAAAATTAAACCTTAATCTTGCAGCGCATCAATTTTTTGCTGCTACGACAATAAATGACGAAGTCTCAGAAAATTTGGGTTTCGAGATGGATTTAGTAACTTCGTACAAATTGAGTGAATTTGTGGGTGTCCAAGCTGGTTATTCACAATTTTTTGCTTCAAAAGGCATAGAAACTGTAAAAAACAATTTTGACGGAAATACCAACAATTGGGCTTGGTTAATGTTAACCATTGATCCTGTTCTATTTACTTGGCAAAAATCAGATTCTAAAAACTAA
- a CDS encoding formylglycine-generating enzyme family protein, producing MALVKGGVYLPLYGAEGKTVKVDAFLMDEYPVTNADFLKFVKENPQWKKSNTKALFADKSYLTKWQNDETYSGLPNAPATNVSWFAAKKYCDCQGKRLPKMDEWEYAAMANETVPDARKIESYNQYILGWYETPKTYNNPVGKTFKNYWGIYDLHGLVWEWTQDFNTVLISGESRKDVDKDSNLFCGSAAIGASDLMNYAAFMRFAFRGSMKARYSSQNLGFRCAKDIEK from the coding sequence ATGGCTTTAGTAAAGGGCGGTGTTTATCTTCCACTATATGGTGCAGAAGGTAAAACCGTTAAAGTTGATGCTTTTTTGATGGATGAATATCCTGTGACCAATGCAGATTTCTTAAAGTTTGTAAAAGAAAATCCGCAATGGAAAAAAAGTAATACTAAAGCATTATTTGCAGACAAGAGTTATTTAACCAAATGGCAAAATGACGAAACCTACAGCGGACTTCCAAACGCTCCAGCGACCAATGTATCTTGGTTTGCTGCAAAGAAATATTGCGATTGTCAAGGCAAACGTTTACCAAAAATGGACGAATGGGAATATGCTGCAATGGCCAATGAAACTGTTCCCGACGCCAGAAAAATAGAATCCTACAATCAATATATTTTAGGTTGGTATGAAACACCTAAAACCTACAATAACCCAGTTGGAAAAACATTCAAAAATTATTGGGGAATTTATGATTTGCACGGTTTGGTTTGGGAATGGACCCAAGATTTTAATACCGTACTTATCTCTGGAGAGTCTAGAAAAGACGTAGATAAAGATTCCAACCTTTTCTGCGGAAGCGCGGCAATTGGCGCTTCAGATTTAATGAATTATGCGGCATTTATGCGCTTTGCATTTCGTGGAAGTATGAAAGCTCGTTATTCGTCCCAAAATTTGGGCTTCCGTTGCGCAAAGGATATTGAAAAATAG
- a CDS encoding CcoQ/FixQ family Cbb3-type cytochrome c oxidase assembly chaperone, which yields MLRFIKGNLENIDDVQIYPLISLLIFFVFFVVLFYWVFTAKKEHITEVSNIPLENDTNNQNDEIL from the coding sequence ATGTTGAGATTTATAAAAGGAAATTTAGAAAACATAGACGACGTTCAAATATATCCATTGATTTCACTTTTGATATTTTTCGTCTTCTTTGTTGTGCTTTTTTACTGGGTATTCACAGCGAAAAAGGAACATATCACTGAAGTGAGCAATATTCCATTGGAAAACGATACTAACAACCAAAACGACGAAATACTATGA
- the hemN gene encoding oxygen-independent coproporphyrinogen III oxidase, with amino-acid sequence MQNSLVSKYNVPGPRYTSYPTVPYWNNEGFSLSEWKKDIVRSFNESNTEEGISLYIHLPFCESLCTFCGCNKRITKNHGVETPYLESVLKEWQLYTEILPERPIIKELHLGGGTPTFFSAENLRLLLKGIFRDATMAENPSFSFEGHPNNTKGDHLQTLYDCGFTRVSYGVQDYNPAVQIAIHRLQPFVNVERVTKTAREIGYTSVGHDLIFGLPFQKKEHVIYSIEKTKKLMPDRIAFYSYAHVPWIKGNGQRGFKDEDLPSAAEKREMYETGKRMLEEAGYIEIGMDHFALKTDSLYKAVEEKNLHRNFMGYTESKTQLMLGLGVSAIGDSWYSFGQNVKNVEEYQDLVSQGIIPVYRGHMLNEEDLIIRKHILNMMCRLETSWEDASLQFKELPEALLKLKEMEEDGLVKIYSEKLQITEKGRPFVRNVCMAFDVLLQRSQPETQLFSMTI; translated from the coding sequence ATGCAAAATAGTTTAGTTTCAAAATACAACGTTCCCGGACCTCGTTACACAAGTTATCCAACCGTTCCATACTGGAATAATGAAGGTTTCTCATTGAGTGAATGGAAGAAAGATATAGTCCGAAGTTTTAATGAAAGCAACACTGAAGAAGGAATCAGTCTCTACATCCATCTTCCCTTTTGCGAAAGTTTATGCACTTTTTGTGGCTGTAACAAGCGGATTACTAAAAATCACGGCGTAGAAACTCCTTATCTAGAATCTGTTTTAAAAGAATGGCAACTTTATACTGAAATCTTGCCAGAACGCCCCATAATAAAAGAACTGCACCTCGGTGGCGGTACGCCAACCTTTTTTTCTGCTGAAAATTTACGTCTGCTTTTAAAAGGAATTTTTCGCGATGCAACTATGGCTGAAAATCCATCCTTTAGTTTTGAAGGACATCCAAACAACACCAAAGGCGATCATTTACAAACGCTTTATGATTGCGGTTTTACGCGAGTGAGTTATGGTGTTCAGGATTATAATCCCGCAGTTCAAATTGCAATTCATAGACTTCAACCGTTTGTAAATGTGGAACGTGTTACTAAAACCGCTCGCGAAATTGGCTATACTTCCGTAGGTCACGACCTTATTTTTGGATTGCCTTTTCAGAAGAAAGAACACGTAATTTATTCCATAGAAAAAACAAAGAAATTGATGCCAGACCGAATCGCTTTTTACAGTTACGCACACGTGCCGTGGATAAAAGGAAACGGTCAGCGCGGTTTTAAAGATGAAGATTTGCCAAGCGCTGCAGAAAAGCGGGAAATGTACGAAACTGGAAAACGTATGCTTGAGGAAGCTGGTTATATTGAAATTGGGATGGATCATTTCGCCCTAAAAACCGATAGTTTATATAAAGCTGTTGAAGAAAAAAACCTACATAGAAATTTTATGGGTTATACTGAAAGCAAAACGCAATTAATGCTTGGTTTAGGTGTTTCCGCCATTGGCGACAGTTGGTACAGCTTTGGACAAAACGTAAAAAATGTGGAAGAATATCAAGACTTGGTTTCCCAAGGAATTATTCCTGTTTATCGCGGTCATATGCTAAATGAAGAAGACCTTATAATTCGAAAACATATTCTAAATATGATGTGTCGATTGGAAACTTCTTGGGAAGACGCATCGCTTCAATTTAAAGAATTACCGGAAGCACTTCTAAAACTGAAAGAAATGGAGGAAGATGGTTTAGTGAAAATTTATTCTGAAAAACTTCAAATCACTGAAAAAGGAAGACCATTTGTTCGCAATGTTTGTATGGCTTTTGATGTGCTCTTACAACGTAGCCAGCCAGAAACACAACTATTTTCAATGACCATTTAA
- a CDS encoding FixH family protein, producing MKINWGTGLVIGMALFIAFILYFVIRISIDEQYDYDLVTEEYYKKEMVYQQEIDAEENSKSLDGNIFGEKVAEGWMLTFPKNIDYSKIEGTVFLYRPSNKKLDFQIPLNLSSPNLLIEDQKMIAGRWNTTVQWSYEGEDYLYKSKIVY from the coding sequence ATGAAGATAAATTGGGGAACAGGATTGGTGATTGGGATGGCGCTTTTTATAGCCTTTATTTTATATTTCGTTATAAGAATTAGTATTGATGAACAATACGATTATGATTTGGTGACCGAGGAATATTACAAAAAGGAAATGGTTTATCAACAGGAGATTGATGCTGAGGAAAATTCAAAATCATTAGATGGTAATATTTTCGGTGAAAAGGTAGCGGAAGGATGGATGCTCACTTTTCCGAAGAATATTGATTATTCAAAAATAGAAGGCACCGTTTTTCTTTACAGACCGTCAAACAAGAAGTTAGATTTTCAAATTCCGTTGAATCTTTCCAGCCCAAACTTACTTATTGAAGACCAAAAAATGATAGCCGGAAGATGGAACACCACCGTACAATGGAGTTACGAAGGAGAGGATTATTTGTATAAAAGCAAAATTGTTTATTGA
- a CDS encoding cbb3-type cytochrome c oxidase N-terminal domain-containing protein: MKTTASYLRVIGFMILAFFLLEIIVESGDSLAIVKYPIIWAVLGMVFFFAIALEIVAAALHRILFAGLNEEAKERYIAKEALREQNQFGWFKRKYVEMLGAKPVSEEGEIVLDHNYDGIRELDNNLPPWWTYLFYISIVFAVVYFVYYEVFDGPTQIDEYEAEVAIAKEEMAEYKKNNKDLIDAENVELLTEPADLAAGKTIFGENCVACHKDNGGGGIGPNLTDDSWILGGGIKNVFHTISEGGRAGKGMIPWKSDLKPGEIAQVGSYVLSLHGTNPPDGKEPEGDVWKDETASAE; encoded by the coding sequence ATGAAAACCACAGCATCATATTTAAGGGTCATCGGCTTTATGATCCTCGCCTTTTTTCTACTGGAAATCATTGTTGAGTCTGGAGATAGTTTGGCAATAGTAAAATATCCAATCATTTGGGCAGTCTTGGGGATGGTGTTTTTCTTCGCTATTGCTTTAGAAATAGTTGCAGCAGCATTACACCGCATTTTATTTGCGGGTTTAAATGAAGAAGCAAAAGAGCGATACATTGCTAAAGAAGCTTTGCGCGAACAAAACCAGTTTGGATGGTTTAAAAGAAAATACGTTGAAATGCTTGGAGCCAAACCTGTTTCAGAAGAAGGAGAAATTGTGTTAGACCACAACTATGACGGTATTCGTGAGTTAGACAATAACCTTCCGCCTTGGTGGACGTATCTTTTTTATATTTCCATTGTTTTTGCGGTTGTTTATTTTGTGTATTATGAAGTCTTTGATGGTCCAACCCAAATTGATGAATATGAAGCAGAAGTAGCAATAGCAAAGGAAGAAATGGCCGAATACAAGAAAAACAATAAGGATTTAATAGACGCAGAAAACGTTGAGCTATTAACTGAGCCTGCCGATCTTGCAGCAGGAAAAACAATTTTTGGCGAAAACTGTGTAGCTTGTCATAAAGATAATGGCGGTGGCGGAATTGGTCCAAACCTTACCGATGATAGTTGGATTTTGGGTGGCGGAATTAAAAATGTATTCCACACCATTAGCGAAGGAGGCCGCGCCGGAAAAGGGATGATTCCATGGAAATCTGACCTAAAACCAGGTGAAATTGCACAAGTTGGCAGTTATGTTTTGAGTCTTCACGGAACAAATCCACCAGATGGAAAAGAGCCAGAAGGAGATGTTTGGAAAGATGAAACCGCTTCGGCAGAGTAA
- a CDS encoding sulfite exporter TauE/SafE family protein, with protein sequence MLYTALIFGLLGSFHCVGMCGPIAFLLPVDRNNQVKKLGQIFLYHFGRVLAYSILGFVFGLVGKSLNLFGFQQQLSIIIGVLMLLVIFLPQKTFNKYNFSKPVYKIISKVKSALGKELKKKTPDTFLTIGFLNGFLPCGLVYMAIFGAIASGNALQGSLYMALFGLGTIPLMTSAIYLGNFINGQVRQRIRRAIPIFVVIIGCLFIIRGLGLGIPYVSPKPMTEIVDANQNCAPMLSENETINNQ encoded by the coding sequence ATGCTATACACCGCACTTATATTTGGCTTATTAGGTAGTTTTCACTGCGTGGGAATGTGCGGCCCTATTGCATTTTTATTACCAGTTGATAGAAATAACCAAGTAAAGAAACTTGGACAGATATTTCTGTATCACTTCGGAAGAGTTTTGGCTTATAGCATTTTAGGCTTTGTTTTCGGGTTGGTGGGTAAAAGTTTAAACCTTTTCGGATTTCAGCAACAGCTTTCTATTATTATTGGTGTTTTGATGCTTTTGGTGATTTTTCTTCCGCAGAAAACTTTTAATAAGTACAACTTCTCAAAACCAGTTTATAAAATTATTTCAAAAGTGAAATCGGCGTTGGGGAAAGAACTTAAAAAGAAAACTCCTGATACCTTTTTAACCATCGGTTTTCTGAATGGTTTTCTTCCTTGCGGTTTAGTTTATATGGCTATTTTTGGAGCAATCGCTTCAGGAAATGCTTTGCAAGGAAGCCTTTATATGGCGTTATTTGGCTTAGGGACTATTCCTTTAATGACTTCGGCAATATATCTAGGAAACTTTATAAACGGGCAAGTACGCCAGCGAATTAGACGCGCAATTCCTATTTTTGTAGTAATTATTGGCTGCCTTTTTATAATTCGCGGCTTAGGTTTGGGAATTCCTTATGTATCGCCAAAACCAATGACTGAAATTGTAGATGCCAATCAAAATTGCGCTCCGATGCTTTCAGAAAACGAAACAATTAATAACCAATAA
- the ccoG gene encoding cytochrome c oxidase accessory protein CcoG: MDTPENEHFRDTLGTMTEEGKRAWVYPKKPSGKLYQYRKYVSYILLAFLFAAPFVKINGNQFLLFNVLERRFNLLGFPFWPQDFYLFVIMMLIGVVFIIFFTAAFGRIFCGWICPQTIFMEMVFRRIEYWIDGDRGAQIRLAKQKWDAEKIRKRVLKWIIFFVISFLIANIFLAYFIGSDRLIQYVFEGPLDHVSTLISLFIFTGVFYFIFAWFREQVCIIACPYGRLQGVLLDNKSIVVAYDHKRGEKEVGRAKFKKNEDREASGKGDCIDCFQCVNVCPTGIDIRNGTQLECVNCTACIDECDTIMEAVNLPKGLIRYASEENIEKKEPFKFTPRLKGYTAVLVILIGVLSGLLFLRSDVEASILRLPGQLYEHKDGNIISNVFTYKLLNKTTKNIEDIHFKLKSPKGKIHTVKQGELTVPAQDLAEGTLFIEINNAALSGDKNRAVIEVYSGEDLIETTSVTFLGPRSYK, from the coding sequence TTGGATACTCCAGAAAACGAACATTTCCGCGATACTTTAGGAACAATGACCGAAGAAGGAAAAAGAGCTTGGGTTTATCCTAAGAAACCTTCGGGCAAACTGTACCAATACCGAAAATATGTGAGCTACATACTGCTTGCATTTTTGTTCGCGGCACCTTTTGTGAAGATTAACGGCAACCAGTTTTTGCTTTTCAATGTTTTGGAGCGTCGTTTTAATCTCTTAGGGTTTCCATTTTGGCCACAGGATTTTTACTTGTTTGTTATTATGATGCTCATAGGCGTTGTATTCATAATTTTCTTTACTGCGGCTTTTGGTAGAATTTTTTGCGGCTGGATCTGTCCACAAACCATTTTTATGGAAATGGTTTTCCGACGAATAGAATATTGGATAGATGGCGATCGAGGTGCACAGATTCGTTTAGCGAAACAAAAATGGGATGCTGAAAAGATTAGGAAACGAGTCTTAAAATGGATCATTTTTTTCGTTATTTCGTTTTTGATTGCAAACATCTTTCTTGCTTATTTCATCGGCAGTGACAGATTGATTCAATATGTTTTTGAAGGGCCTTTAGACCACGTTAGTACGCTGATTTCACTATTTATTTTCACAGGAGTTTTCTATTTTATTTTTGCTTGGTTCCGCGAACAGGTTTGCATTATTGCTTGCCCTTACGGAAGGTTGCAAGGTGTGCTACTCGATAACAAATCCATCGTTGTGGCTTATGATCATAAGCGTGGCGAAAAAGAAGTGGGACGTGCAAAATTCAAGAAAAACGAAGATCGTGAAGCATCTGGAAAAGGAGATTGTATTGATTGTTTTCAATGCGTAAACGTTTGTCCAACCGGAATAGATATTCGTAACGGAACGCAGTTGGAGTGCGTAAACTGCACCGCTTGTATTGACGAATGTGACACTATTATGGAAGCCGTAAATCTTCCAAAAGGATTAATTCGCTATGCAAGTGAAGAAAATATAGAAAAGAAAGAACCCTTTAAGTTCACGCCACGACTGAAAGGTTATACTGCAGTTTTGGTTATATTAATTGGTGTTCTTTCAGGATTATTGTTTTTGCGAAGTGATGTGGAAGCTAGTATTTTGAGACTTCCAGGACAGCTTTATGAACATAAGGATGGTAACATTATCAGCAATGTTTTCACCTATAAATTACTGAATAAAACCACGAAAAATATTGAGGATATTCACTTTAAACTGAAATCTCCCAAAGGAAAAATTCACACCGTAAAACAAGGTGAACTAACAGTTCCCGCACAGGATTTAGCCGAAGGGACACTCTTCATAGAAATAAACAATGCAGCGTTGAGCGGCGATAAAAATCGGGCCGTCATAGAAGTTTATAGTGGCGAGGATTTAATTGAAACCACAAGTGTCACGTTTTTAGGGCCTAGAAGTTATAAATAG
- a CDS encoding RNA polymerase sigma factor — protein sequence MDDDHLIADIKLGNERAFKSLFEKYYRPLCAYLRSYTPDFDSAEELAQTTFVKFWNKREEIDVHTSVKSYLFKMGYNSFLKTIRQKNKQSTLLEELKYKALEEEENRPENDLQAATERLRNIIETLPPRCQEILKLKLEGLKYQEIADQLNLSIKTVEAQMRIAFTKIREDFKDGLILWILLNTRKV from the coding sequence ATGGATGATGACCATTTGATAGCAGATATAAAACTAGGAAATGAACGAGCGTTCAAGTCTTTGTTTGAAAAATACTACAGGCCGCTCTGCGCCTACCTTAGAAGCTACACCCCAGATTTTGATTCCGCTGAAGAATTGGCCCAAACCACTTTCGTAAAATTTTGGAATAAACGCGAAGAAATTGATGTTCATACTTCTGTGAAAAGCTATCTTTTTAAGATGGGTTATAATTCTTTTTTGAAAACCATTCGGCAGAAAAATAAGCAATCCACTTTGCTAGAAGAGCTTAAATATAAAGCTTTGGAAGAAGAGGAAAACCGTCCAGAAAATGATTTGCAAGCAGCCACAGAACGTTTACGTAACATTATTGAAACCCTTCCTCCGCGCTGCCAAGAAATACTAAAACTGAAACTGGAAGGTTTAAAATATCAGGAAATTGCGGATCAATTGAATCTTTCAATAAAAACCGTGGAAGCTCAAATGCGGATTGCATTCACCAAAATTCGAGAAGACTTTAAGGATGGATTGATTTTGTGGATTTTGCTGAATACCAGAAAAGTTTAG
- the nirK gene encoding copper-containing nitrite reductase, translating into MKLKINKTTVTKMLLGLSTAVFLTGCVNDQSDKKYNDTVDIPVNQEMIAELTSPPFVPTPVGKRMAKKLIVDLEIQEREGEMTSGVKYVYWTFGGTVPGSFIRTRVGDEVEFHLKNHPDNKLPHNIDLHAVNGPGGGAESSFVAPGHEKVFSFKVLNPGLYVYHCATAPVGMHIANGMYGLILVEPEGGLEPVDKEYYIMQGDFYTEGKYGERGLQAFDMQKAIDEKADYVVFNGHVGAMTGDNALTAKVGEKIRLFVGNGGPGLVSSFHVIGEIFDRVHVEGGDLINENVQTTLIPAGGAAIVEFRVDVPGTFILVDHSIFRAFNKGALAMLKVEGEEKKNIYSGEIHDGIYLPEGGVIQSMPTGNKKDEGEKEVKLLSFEDQMKFGKDKYMATCVACHQANGSGIEGAFPPLAKSDYLNADIDRAIDIVLHGKTGEITVNGKKYNSVMTAQALSDEDVSNVLTYVYNSWGNNKTVVTPAMVEAVRNK; encoded by the coding sequence ATGAAACTAAAAATCAACAAAACCACTGTAACCAAAATGCTGCTTGGCCTGAGCACGGCAGTATTTTTAACGGGCTGTGTTAACGACCAATCAGACAAAAAATACAACGACACCGTAGATATTCCCGTGAATCAAGAAATGATAGCGGAACTTACATCGCCCCCATTCGTTCCAACTCCTGTAGGAAAGCGTATGGCAAAAAAGTTAATCGTCGATCTTGAAATTCAAGAACGTGAAGGCGAAATGACCAGTGGCGTAAAATATGTTTACTGGACTTTCGGCGGAACCGTTCCAGGAAGTTTCATCAGAACCCGTGTGGGTGATGAAGTGGAATTTCACTTAAAAAACCACCCAGACAATAAATTGCCTCACAATATTGACCTTCACGCTGTGAACGGTCCTGGTGGTGGTGCCGAATCTTCTTTTGTGGCTCCAGGGCACGAAAAAGTATTTTCTTTTAAAGTGCTTAACCCAGGTCTTTATGTGTACCATTGTGCTACTGCACCAGTAGGGATGCACATTGCCAACGGAATGTATGGGCTAATTTTAGTTGAGCCAGAAGGTGGATTAGAACCTGTGGACAAAGAATATTACATTATGCAAGGTGATTTTTACACCGAAGGAAAATATGGTGAGCGTGGTTTACAGGCGTTCGATATGCAGAAGGCTATTGACGAAAAAGCAGACTATGTAGTTTTCAACGGTCACGTTGGCGCAATGACTGGTGACAACGCTCTTACTGCAAAAGTTGGCGAAAAAATACGTCTGTTTGTTGGTAATGGCGGACCAGGGCTAGTTTCCTCTTTCCACGTGATTGGAGAAATTTTTGATAGAGTTCACGTTGAGGGTGGAGATTTAATTAACGAAAATGTTCAAACTACTTTGATTCCTGCTGGTGGTGCTGCAATTGTGGAGTTCCGCGTGGATGTTCCCGGAACTTTTATACTTGTGGATCACTCTATTTTTAGAGCCTTCAACAAAGGTGCTTTGGCAATGCTTAAGGTGGAAGGTGAAGAAAAGAAAAACATTTACTCTGGAGAGATCCACGATGGTATTTATCTTCCAGAGGGTGGTGTAATTCAATCCATGCCTACTGGAAATAAGAAAGATGAAGGTGAAAAAGAAGTGAAATTATTAAGCTTTGAAGATCAAATGAAATTTGGTAAAGATAAATATATGGCAACCTGCGTTGCTTGTCACCAGGCCAACGGTTCTGGTATTGAGGGCGCGTTCCCTCCTTTGGCAAAATCAGATTACCTAAATGCAGATATTGATCGTGCTATAGATATTGTATTACACGGTAAAACAGGCGAAATAACTGTAAACGGTAAAAAATACAATAGCGTTATGACTGCTCAAGCTCTTTCTGACGAAGATGTATCCAACGTACTTACTTACGTTTATAACAGCTGGGGTAATAACAAAACAGTCGTTACTCCTGCAATGGTGGAAGCCGTTAGAAACAAATAG